One Natrinema marinum genomic window carries:
- a CDS encoding helix-turn-helix domain-containing protein has protein sequence MMQQTTATDRPSQLPTEIGSAQGKLVYLTLEVTGEATVTDLNRTLNMRKISILSVLSSLSSQGLIERTDAGYALAS, from the coding sequence ATGATGCAACAGACCACGGCGACCGACCGACCCAGCCAGCTCCCGACCGAAATCGGTTCCGCACAGGGCAAGCTCGTCTACCTCACCCTCGAGGTCACCGGCGAGGCGACGGTGACGGACCTCAATCGGACGCTGAACATGCGGAAAATCTCGATCCTGAGCGTGCTCTCCTCGCTCTCGAGTCAGGGCCTGATCGAGCGGACCGACGCCGGGTACGCCCTCGCGAGTTGA
- a CDS encoding 50S ribosomal protein L16 produces MSDKPASMYREISKPAYTRREYITGIPGSKIAQHKMGDTAADPEDYPVQISLVTEEEVQIRHGSLEASRLSANRHMLKNAGEGNYKMILRKFPHHVIRENKQATGAGADRVSDGMRQAFGKIVGTAARIDAGERIFTIWCDVDDADFAKDALRRAYNKISPPCRVVVERGEEQLIA; encoded by the coding sequence ATGTCCGACAAACCCGCCTCCATGTACCGGGAGATCAGTAAGCCGGCGTACACGCGACGCGAGTACATCACCGGCATCCCGGGCTCGAAGATCGCACAGCACAAGATGGGCGACACCGCCGCGGACCCCGAAGACTACCCCGTCCAGATCAGCCTCGTCACCGAAGAGGAGGTCCAGATCCGCCACGGCAGCCTCGAGGCCTCGCGCCTGTCAGCCAACCGTCACATGCTGAAAAACGCCGGCGAGGGCAACTACAAGATGATCCTGCGAAAGTTCCCCCACCACGTCATCCGGGAGAACAAGCAGGCGACTGGTGCCGGGGCGGACCGTGTCTCCGACGGGATGCGCCAGGCGTTCGGGAAGATCGTCGGCACCGCGGCTCGCATCGACGCCGGCGAGCGCATCTTCACCATCTGGTGTGACGTCGACGACGCCGACTTCGCCAAGGACGCGCTCCGGCGTGCCTACAACAAGATCTCGCCGCCGTGTCGTGTCGTCGTCGAGCGCGGCGAAGAGCAGCTCATCGCCTAA
- a CDS encoding ATP-grasp domain-containing protein yields the protein MIDLAVANAEETFQRMREPLAERGIRVHHVPASERVVALGDPPWSPDDYDVGFVYPGRLMEGGVADALLEVPWLNGHEAVLTSRNKAEVLARLERANLPVPESVYVSNDVSETELVEVFERFEPPVVVKPNSTTRGVGVAKAHDLDSFLGICDYLSLVHDYRATGDRSFLVQEYLPNATDYRVMILEGEYVGAVERRLPDAAVREGQWKHNVHRGAEATGVDLPEPWRELAESVAAELEIPFLGVDLLETGEKLVINETNARPTIDEATKYEPDFYDRLAAAVRGVAGEA from the coding sequence ATGATCGATCTCGCCGTGGCGAACGCGGAGGAGACGTTCCAGCGGATGCGAGAGCCGCTGGCCGAGCGCGGTATACGTGTTCATCACGTGCCCGCGAGCGAGCGGGTAGTGGCGCTGGGCGACCCGCCGTGGTCGCCCGACGATTACGACGTGGGCTTCGTCTACCCTGGCCGGCTCATGGAAGGCGGGGTCGCCGACGCCCTGCTCGAGGTCCCGTGGCTCAACGGTCACGAGGCGGTGTTGACCTCGCGGAACAAAGCCGAGGTGCTGGCGCGCCTCGAGCGGGCGAATCTTCCCGTTCCCGAATCCGTCTACGTCTCGAACGACGTCTCGGAGACCGAACTGGTCGAGGTCTTCGAGCGGTTCGAGCCGCCAGTGGTCGTCAAGCCGAACTCGACGACGCGGGGCGTCGGCGTCGCGAAAGCCCACGACCTCGATTCGTTTCTGGGGATCTGTGACTACCTCTCGCTGGTCCACGACTACCGGGCGACCGGCGACCGGTCGTTTCTGGTCCAGGAGTACCTGCCGAACGCGACCGACTACCGCGTGATGATCCTCGAGGGTGAGTACGTCGGCGCGGTCGAGCGCCGGCTGCCCGACGCGGCGGTCCGCGAGGGCCAGTGGAAACACAACGTCCACCGCGGCGCGGAAGCGACCGGCGTCGACCTCCCCGAGCCGTGGCGCGAACTGGCCGAGTCGGTCGCCGCCGAACTCGAGATTCCGTTCCTCGGCGTCGACCTGCTCGAGACGGGCGAGAAACTGGTGATCAACGAGACGAACGCGCGGCCGACGATCGACGAGGCGACGAAGTACGAGCCAGACTTTTACGACCGGCTCGCGGCCGCGGTCCGCGGCGTTGCCGGCGAAGCGTGA
- a CDS encoding Hsp20/alpha crystallin family protein, translating to MRRDDRDEPFDDLFREIERMMNEMMNGADTNVNFDSSTNVDSGFGMDTHVDIHETDDEVRVVADLPGVEKDNIELECDGKTLTISAESEHRQYDERVSLPTRVNEHTAAATYNNGVLEVVFDPAEQSSDISLE from the coding sequence ATGCGCCGAGACGACCGCGACGAACCCTTCGACGACCTGTTTCGCGAGATCGAGCGAATGATGAACGAGATGATGAACGGAGCCGACACCAACGTGAACTTCGACTCCTCGACCAACGTCGACAGCGGCTTCGGCATGGATACCCACGTCGACATCCACGAAACCGACGACGAGGTCCGCGTCGTCGCCGACCTCCCCGGCGTCGAGAAGGACAATATCGAACTCGAGTGCGACGGCAAGACCCTGACCATCTCCGCCGAGAGCGAACACCGCCAGTACGACGAACGCGTCTCGCTGCCGACCCGCGTCAACGAACACACCGCCGCTGCGACCTACAACAACGGCGTCCTCGAGGTCGTCTTCGACCCCGCCGAGCAGTCTTCGGACATCAGTCTCGAGTGA
- a CDS encoding type II glyceraldehyde-3-phosphate dehydrogenase — MQQVAINGYGTIGKRVADAVRAQPDMEVLGVAKTRPNFEAETAIEKGFSLYAAVEEREELFEEAGLEIAGPVEDLVAEADVVVDATPSGIGAQNKALYEDHDTPALYQGGEDADLVDMSFNARSNFAEAVDADHVRVVSCNTTGLSRVIAPLREEYGVEKVRATLVRRGGDPGQTGRGPINDILPNPVTIPSHHGPDVETIFDDLDIDTLGMKVPATLMHMHSLNVTLSEEVDAAEVRDLFADESRLFLIPERMDIDGSGKLKEYALDAGRPRGDIWENCIWEESISTVGDDLYLFQGIHQESDVVPENVDAIRAVTGSADAEESIETTNETLGIGL; from the coding sequence ATGCAACAGGTCGCTATCAACGGCTACGGCACGATCGGCAAGCGCGTCGCGGACGCGGTCCGAGCACAGCCCGACATGGAGGTACTGGGCGTCGCGAAGACGCGCCCGAACTTCGAGGCCGAGACCGCGATCGAGAAGGGATTCTCGCTCTACGCCGCCGTCGAGGAGCGCGAGGAACTGTTCGAGGAAGCCGGCCTCGAGATCGCGGGCCCGGTCGAGGACCTCGTCGCCGAGGCCGACGTAGTCGTCGACGCCACGCCCTCCGGAATCGGCGCACAGAACAAGGCACTCTACGAGGACCACGACACGCCCGCGCTCTACCAGGGCGGGGAGGACGCCGACCTCGTCGACATGAGTTTCAATGCTCGCTCGAACTTCGCCGAGGCCGTCGACGCTGACCACGTCCGCGTCGTCTCCTGTAATACGACCGGGCTCTCCCGAGTCATCGCGCCCCTCCGCGAGGAGTACGGCGTCGAGAAGGTCCGCGCGACGCTCGTCCGCCGCGGCGGCGACCCCGGCCAGACCGGCCGCGGTCCGATCAACGACATCCTGCCGAATCCGGTGACGATCCCCTCCCACCACGGCCCCGACGTCGAGACCATCTTCGACGATCTGGACATCGACACCCTCGGGATGAAGGTGCCCGCGACGCTGATGCACATGCACAGCCTGAACGTCACGCTCTCCGAGGAGGTCGACGCCGCCGAGGTCCGCGACCTGTTCGCCGACGAGTCGCGCCTGTTCCTGATCCCCGAGCGGATGGACATCGACGGCAGCGGGAAACTCAAAGAGTACGCGTTAGACGCGGGCCGGCCGCGTGGCGACATCTGGGAGAACTGCATCTGGGAGGAGTCGATCTCGACCGTCGGCGACGACCTCTACCTGTTCCAGGGCATCCACCAGGAGAGCGACGTCGTGCCCGAGAACGTCGACGCGATCCGCGCCGTCACCGGCAGCGCCGACGCAGAGGAGAGCATCGAGACGACCAACGAGACGCTCGGCATCGGCCTGTAG
- a CDS encoding aminopeptidase: protein MTARRGAAETAVRQCLGLEAGESCAIVTDDDREPIGEALYEVASEITDDAVIVRYPPGETHGGEPPDPVAAAMAGADVVLAPTTKSLSHTRARTEANEAGARVATLPGITEDVFTTGLEADYESIASHCEAVREQVADADEVRVTTDAGTDITFGVGGREWFSDTGIVHESGQMSNLPAGEVFISPEAADGTFVVDGTMMPHGLLEDGRTLSFEVADGYVTHISDDDIREEVESAADEVGDAAYNLAELGIGTNVAVTELVGSVLLDEKAAGTVHIAIGDDAGIGGDTDAPIHVDGIIREPTVFADGSPIDLPESIDT from the coding sequence ATGACAGCACGTCGAGGCGCGGCGGAGACGGCCGTCCGCCAGTGTCTGGGTCTCGAGGCGGGGGAGTCCTGTGCGATCGTCACCGATGACGACCGGGAACCGATCGGGGAAGCGCTCTACGAGGTGGCGAGCGAGATCACCGACGACGCGGTGATCGTCCGCTATCCGCCGGGCGAGACCCATGGCGGCGAACCGCCGGACCCCGTCGCAGCGGCGATGGCCGGGGCTGACGTGGTGCTCGCGCCGACGACCAAGAGTCTGAGTCACACCCGCGCCCGGACCGAGGCCAACGAGGCCGGCGCACGAGTCGCGACGCTGCCGGGGATCACCGAGGATGTCTTTACGACTGGGCTCGAGGCCGACTACGAGTCGATCGCGTCTCACTGCGAGGCGGTCCGCGAACAGGTCGCCGACGCCGACGAGGTCCGCGTGACGACCGACGCCGGCACCGACATCACGTTCGGCGTTGGGGGGCGAGAGTGGTTCTCCGACACCGGCATCGTCCACGAATCCGGCCAGATGTCTAACCTGCCCGCCGGAGAGGTGTTCATCAGCCCCGAAGCCGCGGACGGCACCTTCGTCGTCGACGGGACGATGATGCCTCACGGGTTGCTCGAGGACGGCCGGACGCTCTCGTTCGAGGTCGCGGACGGCTACGTTACGCACATCTCGGACGACGACATCCGCGAGGAAGTCGAGAGCGCGGCCGACGAAGTCGGCGACGCCGCGTACAACCTCGCCGAGTTGGGGATCGGGACGAACGTCGCCGTCACCGAACTGGTCGGCTCGGTCCTCTTAGACGAGAAAGCCGCCGGGACCGTCCACATCGCGATCGGGGACGACGCGGGGATCGGCGGCGACACGGACGCGCCGATTCACGTAGACGGAATCATCCGCGAGCCGACGGTCTTCGCCGACGGATCGCCGATCGATCTCCCCGAGTCGATCGACACCTAA
- a CDS encoding LURP-one-related/scramblase family protein, whose protein sequence is MSETRGYDIAGIELTDDRYTVEQGLIRNKYRALDADGNVVLRGKQKMLKMKEEFPFVDADGNEVFTVKAGGIIDVAGNYVLTDAQTGEDLIVLDNDYSILQDTWKIRDATTEEKLAEINSRGAAITLARNIVPFGGWIPHKYEISDQQGRHVGSISGQFSLRDRYEITIDDASTVPKEPIVAAAMVIDAIQGN, encoded by the coding sequence ATGAGTGAGACACGAGGATACGATATCGCGGGGATCGAACTCACCGACGACCGATACACGGTCGAACAGGGGCTGATTCGGAACAAGTACCGAGCGCTCGACGCCGACGGGAACGTCGTCCTCAGGGGGAAACAGAAGATGCTCAAGATGAAAGAGGAGTTCCCCTTCGTCGACGCCGACGGCAACGAGGTGTTCACGGTGAAAGCCGGCGGAATCATCGATGTTGCGGGGAACTACGTCCTCACCGACGCACAGACCGGCGAGGACCTCATCGTGCTGGACAACGACTACTCGATCTTGCAGGACACCTGGAAGATCCGCGACGCGACCACCGAGGAGAAGTTAGCCGAGATCAACTCCCGCGGCGCCGCGATCACGCTCGCTCGTAATATCGTTCCGTTCGGTGGCTGGATCCCCCACAAGTACGAGATCTCCGACCAGCAGGGACGCCACGTCGGCTCCATCAGCGGGCAGTTCTCGCTGCGCGATCGCTACGAGATCACCATCGACGACGCCAGCACGGTTCCGAAAGAACCGATCGTGGCTGCGGCGATGGTCATCGACGCCATTCAGGGGAACTAG
- a CDS encoding HVO_0476 family zinc finger protein, with protein MSDIPDRVPTPCPSCSPDLETVHEVLTEGGGHLTVRCSECSHVHKVQPEREREVTLDVVVSQGGESFTANVTAPEDESIEVGDEFILETEEVLSTVRVTSVELDGQKRVEDAPADEIETVWTREVDNVAVNVTVHPQDGSRDDSRGITVHVPGDYEFEVGAVESFGDDEFEIDAFVVRDDAAGYERDRYEMDGDTVLAKDATRIYAYDEQSSAWSAW; from the coding sequence ATGAGCGACATTCCGGATCGGGTTCCGACCCCCTGTCCCTCCTGCTCGCCGGACCTCGAGACGGTCCACGAGGTGCTGACGGAGGGTGGCGGACACCTGACCGTCCGCTGCAGCGAGTGCAGTCACGTGCACAAAGTACAGCCCGAACGCGAGCGCGAGGTCACCCTCGACGTGGTCGTCTCCCAGGGCGGCGAATCGTTCACCGCGAACGTCACGGCGCCCGAGGACGAGTCGATCGAAGTCGGCGACGAGTTCATCCTCGAGACCGAGGAGGTGCTCTCGACGGTTCGCGTGACGAGCGTCGAACTCGACGGCCAGAAACGCGTCGAGGACGCGCCGGCCGACGAGATCGAGACCGTCTGGACCCGCGAGGTCGACAACGTCGCGGTCAACGTCACCGTCCACCCGCAAGACGGCTCGAGAGACGACAGCCGCGGCATCACCGTCCACGTCCCCGGCGACTACGAGTTCGAAGTCGGTGCGGTCGAGTCCTTCGGCGACGACGAGTTCGAGATCGACGCCTTCGTCGTCCGCGACGACGCCGCGGGCTACGAGCGCGACCGCTACGAGATGGACGGCGACACCGTCCTCGCGAAGGACGCGACACGGATCTACGCCTACGACGAGCAGAGCAGCGCCTGGTCGGCCTGGTAA
- a CDS encoding protein-L-isoaspartate(D-aspartate) O-methyltransferase — MSDSYESARRRMVETVAPRVDDDRVLEALESVPRHAFVPPDRRDSAYADCPLPIGDGQTISAPHMVAVMADLLAVEPGDTVLEIGTGCGYHAAVTAELVGDEHVYSVEYGETLARRARDRLTELGYDGVSVRVGDGREGWAEHAPYDAAYVTCATPALPAAVVEQVRPGGQLIAPVGTGQQTLVDATKQADGSIERTERGGVRFVRLRG, encoded by the coding sequence ATGTCCGACAGCTACGAGTCCGCCCGCCGGCGGATGGTCGAGACCGTCGCGCCCCGCGTCGACGACGACCGTGTCCTCGAGGCCCTCGAGTCGGTCCCGCGTCACGCGTTCGTTCCGCCGGACCGCCGGGACAGTGCCTATGCAGACTGTCCGCTTCCGATCGGCGACGGTCAGACGATTTCGGCCCCGCACATGGTCGCCGTTATGGCCGACCTGCTCGCGGTCGAACCCGGCGACACCGTCCTCGAGATCGGCACCGGCTGTGGCTACCACGCCGCGGTCACGGCCGAGTTGGTCGGCGACGAGCACGTCTACAGCGTCGAGTACGGGGAGACACTCGCTCGTCGAGCCCGCGACCGGCTCACGGAACTGGGCTACGACGGCGTCTCGGTTCGGGTCGGCGACGGCCGCGAGGGATGGGCCGAGCACGCCCCCTACGACGCCGCCTACGTCACCTGCGCGACGCCGGCGCTTCCCGCGGCGGTCGTCGAGCAGGTTCGGCCCGGCGGCCAGCTGATCGCCCCCGTCGGCACCGGGCAGCAGACGCTCGTTGACGCGACGAAACAGGCGGACGGCTCGATCGAGCGGACCGAACGCGGCGGCGTTCGGTTCGTCCGGTTACGCGGCTGA
- a CDS encoding protein-L-isoaspartate O-methyltransferase family protein, with translation MDPAVLREDMVDGLEAAPKNVLVDEDVAVAMRDVPRHAFVDDERTAYADRDHEALGTRVLAPRTAARLLQALALEDDDAVLIVGVGVGYTAAVAAELVGETNVHAVDISRPLVVEARGNLAEAGYDGVLVDCRDGATGLPEYAPFDRILLEAAAVEPPHALLEQLAEDGRLVLPQGSQRQHLASVSADGEIDRLGPVSFDPLLVEGEQSGAVERNRMTREDRERAQRRAESRRGWEQDWIEWDDATDGYSRRGRSR, from the coding sequence ATGGACCCCGCGGTGTTGCGAGAGGACATGGTCGACGGCCTCGAGGCCGCGCCCAAGAACGTCCTCGTCGACGAGGACGTGGCCGTCGCGATGCGCGACGTCCCGCGTCACGCGTTCGTCGACGACGAGCGGACGGCCTACGCGGACCGCGACCACGAGGCCCTCGGTACCCGCGTCCTCGCGCCGCGGACCGCCGCTCGCCTCCTGCAGGCCTTGGCGCTCGAGGACGACGACGCCGTCCTGATCGTCGGTGTCGGTGTCGGCTACACGGCCGCCGTCGCCGCCGAACTGGTCGGCGAGACCAACGTCCACGCCGTCGACATCTCTCGGCCGCTCGTCGTCGAAGCGCGCGGTAACCTCGCCGAAGCGGGCTACGACGGCGTCCTCGTCGACTGCCGCGACGGCGCGACCGGTCTCCCCGAGTACGCCCCGTTTGATCGAATCTTGCTCGAGGCGGCCGCTGTCGAACCGCCGCACGCGTTGCTCGAGCAACTCGCCGAGGACGGTCGACTGGTGTTACCCCAGGGCTCCCAGCGTCAGCACCTCGCGTCCGTCTCGGCCGACGGCGAGATCGATCGACTCGGGCCCGTTTCGTTCGATCCGCTGCTGGTCGAGGGCGAACAGTCGGGCGCGGTCGAACGCAATCGGATGACCCGCGAGGACCGCGAACGCGCCCAGCGACGCGCCGAATCGCGACGCGGCTGGGAACAGGACTGGATCGAGTGGGACGACGCCACCGACGGCTATTCCCGGCGCGGTCGCTCGCGATAG
- a CDS encoding bacterio-opsin activator domain-containing protein: MTNPITVLIVDNEPGFAELTGEMLERERDAITGLAATNGTEALSVLERRDVDCIVSDYEMPEMTGLELLEAVREDDPDLPFVLFTGRGSEEIASEAIAAGVTQYLQKESGREQYALLANQITNAVSQYRTETELRESERRYERTLTTLHETTRDLMRAETKAEIYRSAVETAGEILDVAIAAAYAFEPTGGVLEHAASTRRSPERVDPEQTFERGEGLIWEVFSEGESAYYEDVSREESEGMVTPRSEGGGGVEAAKTASRSELVVPLGTHGVLVAGTEGVDGFDETMTELLHILAANTEAALDRAEREQLLRDHDRTLTQQNEELTRLNHTNEIVREINHGVAQASTRAAIEETVCDRLAETDRYRFAWIAASDDDPPVPTAWSGIDTAYIDRIRDDGDCAPEIELVRDVLESGRVRLVEDVLETGGWQTRRKAALTHGYQTVFGVPLTASEREYGVLVVHVAGADSIGDSEREVLAELGETIGHAIRSVERTKAMLTDSRLELELAVGGSRLLLNRLSEHVADAAAITLEGVVDRGEDGVVLFISAPVTAELASLEDAWASIETFSIVSEGDDEMLLELTVASTPFLDVLRTYDVQVRLATAEGGTSTLVLEVPQQVDTRSLIEAVREEYPETELVAKRETTDTRSARQLDTHLEERLTGKQFEALQAAHYSGFFEWPRESTGEDLAAALDVSPPTYHYHLRAAERKLVTLAFDGTSN; encoded by the coding sequence ATGACGAACCCGATCACCGTACTCATCGTCGACAACGAGCCCGGCTTCGCGGAACTGACCGGCGAAATGCTCGAGCGCGAGCGCGATGCGATCACCGGGCTCGCGGCGACGAACGGCACGGAGGCGCTGTCGGTGCTCGAGCGTCGCGACGTCGACTGTATCGTCAGTGATTACGAGATGCCGGAGATGACGGGCCTAGAGTTGCTCGAGGCGGTCCGCGAGGACGATCCCGATCTCCCGTTCGTGCTGTTTACGGGGCGGGGCTCGGAGGAGATCGCCAGCGAGGCGATCGCGGCGGGTGTCACGCAATACCTCCAGAAGGAGTCCGGCAGAGAGCAGTACGCGTTGCTGGCGAACCAGATCACGAACGCCGTGAGCCAGTACCGAACGGAGACGGAGCTCCGGGAGAGCGAGCGACGCTACGAGCGGACGCTGACGACGTTACACGAGACGACGCGGGATCTGATGCGGGCGGAGACCAAAGCGGAGATCTATCGGTCGGCAGTCGAGACGGCGGGCGAGATCCTCGACGTGGCGATCGCCGCGGCCTACGCGTTCGAGCCGACGGGCGGCGTGCTCGAGCACGCGGCGTCGACGCGGCGGTCCCCCGAGCGGGTCGATCCGGAGCAGACGTTCGAACGCGGCGAGGGGCTGATTTGGGAGGTGTTCTCGGAGGGCGAAAGCGCCTACTACGAGGACGTGAGCCGCGAGGAGAGCGAGGGGATGGTGACTCCGCGCTCGGAGGGTGGAGGAGGCGTCGAAGCAGCGAAAACGGCGAGTCGCAGCGAGCTAGTCGTGCCGCTGGGAACCCACGGCGTGCTCGTCGCCGGAACCGAAGGCGTCGACGGGTTCGACGAGACGATGACCGAGCTGTTGCACATTCTGGCAGCGAACACGGAGGCCGCGTTGGATCGCGCCGAGCGCGAGCAGCTGCTCCGGGATCACGACCGGACGCTCACGCAGCAAAACGAGGAGCTGACGCGGCTCAATCACACCAACGAGATCGTTCGCGAGATCAATCACGGCGTCGCGCAGGCGTCGACGCGAGCGGCGATCGAGGAGACGGTGTGCGATCGGCTGGCGGAGACCGATCGGTACCGCTTCGCCTGGATCGCCGCGAGCGACGACGATCCACCGGTGCCGACCGCCTGGTCGGGCATCGACACGGCCTACATCGATCGGATCCGCGACGACGGCGACTGTGCACCCGAGATCGAACTCGTCCGCGATGTGCTCGAGTCGGGCCGCGTGCGGCTGGTCGAGGACGTCCTCGAGACCGGCGGCTGGCAGACCCGACGCAAGGCGGCGTTGACGCACGGCTATCAGACGGTGTTCGGCGTCCCGCTGACCGCTAGCGAGCGCGAATACGGCGTTCTCGTGGTCCACGTCGCCGGGGCCGATTCGATCGGCGATAGCGAGCGGGAAGTGCTGGCCGAACTCGGGGAAACGATCGGACACGCGATCCGATCGGTCGAGCGGACGAAGGCGATGTTGACCGACAGCCGGCTCGAGCTCGAGCTCGCGGTCGGGGGCTCGCGGCTGCTGCTCAACCGGCTCTCGGAGCACGTCGCCGACGCGGCGGCGATAACGCTCGAGGGCGTGGTCGACCGGGGCGAAGACGGGGTCGTCCTCTTCATCAGTGCGCCGGTGACGGCGGAGCTCGCGTCGCTGGAGGATGCGTGGGCGTCGATCGAGACGTTTTCGATCGTTTCGGAGGGGGACGACGAGATGCTGCTCGAACTCACGGTGGCGTCGACGCCGTTCCTCGATGTCTTGCGAACGTACGACGTGCAGGTGCGGCTGGCGACGGCCGAAGGCGGAACGTCGACGCTCGTCCTCGAGGTGCCACAGCAGGTCGATACGCGGTCGCTGATCGAGGCGGTCAGGGAAGAGTATCCCGAAACGGAGCTGGTCGCCAAGCGGGAGACGACCGACACGCGGTCGGCGCGACAGCTCGATACCCATCTCGAAGAGCGACTGACGGGCAAACAGTTCGAAGCGCTACAGGCGGCCCACTACAGCGGGTTCTTCGAGTGGCCTCGAGAGAGCACCGGAGAGGACCTCGCGGCCGCGCTGGACGTCTCACCGCCGACGTATCACTACCACCTTCGCGCAGCGGAGCGAAAGCTCGTCACGCTGGCGTTCGACGGTACTTCTAATTAA
- a CDS encoding group I intron-associated PD-(D/E)XK endonuclease has product MNTKQVGDETEARIIAALIAEGYSVSIPFGDNDKYDLVPDTGRRLFRVQCKTGWIEEDVIRFKTASKTTVNGDTTMVNYNGEIDAFAVRCTDNGSLYWVPPEDAGKKSTYLRLTEPKIDHPSVNRAEEFRFDVRLP; this is encoded by the coding sequence ATGAACACCAAACAAGTCGGTGACGAAACCGAAGCAAGAATTATAGCGGCGCTCATCGCAGAAGGATATTCCGTTTCCATTCCGTTCGGTGATAACGACAAATACGATCTCGTACCCGATACCGGACGACGGTTATTTCGAGTCCAATGTAAAACGGGCTGGATCGAAGAGGACGTTATCCGGTTCAAAACCGCGAGTAAAACGACCGTCAACGGAGATACAACGATGGTGAACTATAACGGTGAAATCGATGCGTTCGCTGTCCGATGTACGGATAACGGCAGCCTATACTGGGTGCCGCCCGAAGACGCCGGAAAAAAGAGCACGTACCTGCGGTTGACCGAGCCGAAGATTGACCATCCGAGCGTCAACAGAGCCGAAGAGTTCCGCTTCGATGTTCGTCTTCCCTAA
- a CDS encoding DNA-directed RNA polymerase subunit H, whose product MVDVSQHDLVPEHSVLEEDVLDEVLEEYDIDRTDLPKIKRNDPALPDDAEVGDVIKIVRDSRTTDQAIVYRLVVE is encoded by the coding sequence ATGGTAGACGTAAGCCAACACGACCTGGTTCCCGAGCACTCCGTCCTCGAGGAAGACGTCCTCGACGAGGTGCTCGAGGAATACGATATCGACCGCACAGACTTACCGAAGATCAAACGCAACGACCCCGCGTTGCCGGACGACGCCGAGGTCGGCGACGTGATCAAGATCGTCCGGGACTCGCGAACGACCGATCAAGCAATCGTATACCGACTCGTGGTGGAATAA